Proteins from a single region of Ziziphus jujuba cultivar Dongzao chromosome 1, ASM3175591v1:
- the LOC107432503 gene encoding ribonuclease 3-like protein 2 isoform X3 has product MDAQFNWEYLGRRSFAQPNDVVYPSPDMEVSVRAVERILGYSFKNKRLLEEALTHSSCSDSLSNFQRLEFVGDAAIGLAISNYVFLAYPQLDPGQLTSLRSANISTEKLARVAVRHGLYPYVRRNVANLDDKVREFDKAVREEDEMVVYGGSVKAPKILADIVESIAAAVYVDVNFDLQRLWVIFRGLLEPIITYEDLHKQPQPVRMLFELCQKQGKHVDIKYWRDGSKNIASVHIDGNFVASGSAEKKEIAKLNAAKLALHKLPQAIPVKGEFFEYVAGVDGCFEIEGAKHKLHEICRKKKWTKPIYKYFT; this is encoded by the exons ATGGATGCCCAATTCAATTGGGAGTATTTGGGCCGAAGAAGCTTTGCACAGCCCAACGATGTGGTGTATCCATCGCCGGACATGGAGGTGTCGGTGCGGGCCGTGGAGAGGATATTAGGGTATAGTTTCAAGAACAAGAGGCTTCTTGAGGAGGCACTCACTCACTCTTCCTGCTCCGATTCTCTTTCTAATTTCCAGCGCCTGGAGTTTGTCGGAGACGCCGCTATTGGACTCGCTATTAGTAACTACGTCTTCCTTGCTTACCCTCAGCTCGATCCCGGCCAGTTAACTTCTCTGCGCTCTGCTAATATTAGCACCGAGAAGCTCGCTCGTGTCGCTGTTCGCCATGGCCTCTATCCCTACGTTCGCCGCAATGTTGCCAATCTTGACGATAAG GTTAGAGAGTTTGATAAAGCTGTGCGTGAAGAAGATGAAATGGTTGTATATGGTGGATCGGTAAAAGCCCCAAAAATCCTTGCTGACATTGTGGAGTCTATAGCAGCTGCTGTTTATGTCGATGTCAATTTTGATCTGCAAAGATTATGGGTG ATCTTCAGGGGTCTTTTGGAGCCTATAATTACGTACGAGGACTTGCACAAGCAACCCCAACCGGTAAGAATGCTGTTCGAGCTCTGCCAGAAGCAGGGTAAGCATGTTGATATTAAGTATTGGAGAGACGGGTCAAAAAACATAGCCAGTGTTCATATCGATGGCAACTTCGTTGCCTCGGGTTCTGCTGAGAAAAAGGAGATTGCTAAGCTTAATGCTGCTAAGTTAGCTTTGCATAAGTTGCCACAAGCAATACCTGTTAAAGGTGAATTCTTTGAATATGTTGCTGGTGTTGATGGATGTTTCGAGATTGAAGGAGCAAAACACAAGTTACATGAAATTTGTCGAAAGAAGAAATGGACCAAACCGATTTACAA GTACTTCACATGA
- the LOC107432503 gene encoding ribonuclease 3-like protein 2 isoform X2 — protein MDAQFNWEYLGRRSFAQPNDVVYPSPDMEVSVRAVERILGYSFKNKRLLEEALTHSSCSDSLSNFQRLEFVGDAAIGLAISNYVFLAYPQLDPGQLTSLRSANISTEKLARVAVRHGLYPYVRRNVANLDDKVREFDKAVREEDEMVVYGGSVKAPKILADIVESIAAAVYVDVNFDLQRLWVIFRGLLEPIITYEDLHKQPQPVRMLFELCQKQGKHVDIKYWRDGSKNIASVHIDGNFVASGSAEKKEIAKLNAAKLALHKLPQAIPVKGEFFEYVAGVDGCFEIEGAKHKLHEICRKKKWTKPIYKYVWGTQLAYSDELEYSVKL, from the exons ATGGATGCCCAATTCAATTGGGAGTATTTGGGCCGAAGAAGCTTTGCACAGCCCAACGATGTGGTGTATCCATCGCCGGACATGGAGGTGTCGGTGCGGGCCGTGGAGAGGATATTAGGGTATAGTTTCAAGAACAAGAGGCTTCTTGAGGAGGCACTCACTCACTCTTCCTGCTCCGATTCTCTTTCTAATTTCCAGCGCCTGGAGTTTGTCGGAGACGCCGCTATTGGACTCGCTATTAGTAACTACGTCTTCCTTGCTTACCCTCAGCTCGATCCCGGCCAGTTAACTTCTCTGCGCTCTGCTAATATTAGCACCGAGAAGCTCGCTCGTGTCGCTGTTCGCCATGGCCTCTATCCCTACGTTCGCCGCAATGTTGCCAATCTTGACGATAAG GTTAGAGAGTTTGATAAAGCTGTGCGTGAAGAAGATGAAATGGTTGTATATGGTGGATCGGTAAAAGCCCCAAAAATCCTTGCTGACATTGTGGAGTCTATAGCAGCTGCTGTTTATGTCGATGTCAATTTTGATCTGCAAAGATTATGGGTG ATCTTCAGGGGTCTTTTGGAGCCTATAATTACGTACGAGGACTTGCACAAGCAACCCCAACCGGTAAGAATGCTGTTCGAGCTCTGCCAGAAGCAGGGTAAGCATGTTGATATTAAGTATTGGAGAGACGGGTCAAAAAACATAGCCAGTGTTCATATCGATGGCAACTTCGTTGCCTCGGGTTCTGCTGAGAAAAAGGAGATTGCTAAGCTTAATGCTGCTAAGTTAGCTTTGCATAAGTTGCCACAAGCAATACCTGTTAAAGGTGAATTCTTTGAATATGTTGCTGGTGTTGATGGATGTTTCGAGATTGAAGGAGCAAAACACAAGTTACATGAAATTTGTCGAAAGAAGAAATGGACCAAACCGATTTACAA GTATGTGTGGGGGACGCAATTGGCATACTCAGATGAACTAGAATACAGTGTAAAATTGTAA
- the LOC107432503 gene encoding ribonuclease 3-like protein 2 isoform X1, protein MDAQFNWEYLGRRSFAQPNDVVYPSPDMEVSVRAVERILGYSFKNKRLLEEALTHSSCSDSLSNFQRLEFVGDAAIGLAISNYVFLAYPQLDPGQLTSLRSANISTEKLARVAVRHGLYPYVRRNVANLDDKVREFDKAVREEDEMVVYGGSVKAPKILADIVESIAAAVYVDVNFDLQRLWVIFRGLLEPIITYEDLHKQPQPVRMLFELCQKQGKHVDIKYWRDGSKNIASVHIDGNFVASGSAEKKEIAKLNAAKLALHKLPQAIPVKGEFFEYVAGVDGCFEIEGAKHKLHEICRKKKWTKPIYKIENNPGTSHEKGYVSSVQVATTESVLFMMGDERSKIKNAESSAASLMISALQECGYL, encoded by the exons ATGGATGCCCAATTCAATTGGGAGTATTTGGGCCGAAGAAGCTTTGCACAGCCCAACGATGTGGTGTATCCATCGCCGGACATGGAGGTGTCGGTGCGGGCCGTGGAGAGGATATTAGGGTATAGTTTCAAGAACAAGAGGCTTCTTGAGGAGGCACTCACTCACTCTTCCTGCTCCGATTCTCTTTCTAATTTCCAGCGCCTGGAGTTTGTCGGAGACGCCGCTATTGGACTCGCTATTAGTAACTACGTCTTCCTTGCTTACCCTCAGCTCGATCCCGGCCAGTTAACTTCTCTGCGCTCTGCTAATATTAGCACCGAGAAGCTCGCTCGTGTCGCTGTTCGCCATGGCCTCTATCCCTACGTTCGCCGCAATGTTGCCAATCTTGACGATAAG GTTAGAGAGTTTGATAAAGCTGTGCGTGAAGAAGATGAAATGGTTGTATATGGTGGATCGGTAAAAGCCCCAAAAATCCTTGCTGACATTGTGGAGTCTATAGCAGCTGCTGTTTATGTCGATGTCAATTTTGATCTGCAAAGATTATGGGTG ATCTTCAGGGGTCTTTTGGAGCCTATAATTACGTACGAGGACTTGCACAAGCAACCCCAACCGGTAAGAATGCTGTTCGAGCTCTGCCAGAAGCAGGGTAAGCATGTTGATATTAAGTATTGGAGAGACGGGTCAAAAAACATAGCCAGTGTTCATATCGATGGCAACTTCGTTGCCTCGGGTTCTGCTGAGAAAAAGGAGATTGCTAAGCTTAATGCTGCTAAGTTAGCTTTGCATAAGTTGCCACAAGCAATACCTGTTAAAGGTGAATTCTTTGAATATGTTGCTGGTGTTGATGGATGTTTCGAGATTGAAGGAGCAAAACACAAGTTACATGAAATTTGTCGAAAGAAGAAATGGACCAAACCGATTTACAA AATTGAAAACAATCCAGGTACTTCACATGAAAAAGGTTACGTATCATCAGTTCAAGTTGCAACTACAGAGAGTGTGCTCTTTATGATGGGAGATGAAaggtctaaaataaaaaatgcggAAAGTTCTGCAGCTTCCTTGATGATCAGTGCCTTGCAAGAATGTGGTTATTTATGA
- the LOC107432492 gene encoding alpha-1,3-arabinosyltransferase XAT3 — protein MFNKLQNSGKDRLKVEMGKECKSLVFCLLTFTLLYAAFSPSYINPFDTWKQRLSNWNGGNQNSIVDRGIEEKDGQKFLLRRLVRGEDRIRLDSTGFSCNSDFHSEVCIADKPVIVDNNEQTIYVPSTETQAKHMVQPYALKDDPTAMKYVTPVKILHGNTHLPSCDFNHNVPAVVFSSGGFTGNIFHELNELIIPLFITCRHFGSNVRFVITDFKPWWVSKYNRILSRLSRFEVLNPAENGTAHCFPGAIVGLKYHDNLALNYSEIPGGYSMFDFKHFLRETYDLKHRDVPNTEKPVLILISRPNSRRFLNEREMKEMMKELGFQIIVATPNRMSNLDKFASLVNSCSVMVGAHGAGLANSVFLPSGAVMVQVVPLGLEWASTNYFGGPATEMEVKYLEYKITAEESSLSSTYGPDDPVIKDPESIFLKGYHVARDVYVHGQNLQINVTRFRETLVEAMKLLGRYEPLK, from the exons ATGTTTAATAAACTACAAAACTCGGGAAAAGACAGATTGAAGGTGGAAATGGGGAAGGAGTGCAAAAGCCTGGTGTTTTGCCTGCTTACTTTTACTCTGCTCTATGCAGCATTTTCCCCTTCGTATATTAATCCATTTGatacat GGAAGCAAAGACTGTCAAATTGGAATGGTGGTAACCAAAACAGCATAGTTGACAGAGGAATTGAAGAGAAAGATGGCCAGAAGTTTCTCCTGAGAAGACTAGTTAGAG GAGAAGATCGAATTCGTCTAGACTCCACTGGATTTTCATGCAACTCTGACTTCCATTCTGAAGTATGTATAGCCGATAAACCAGTTATAGTGGACAATAATGAACAAACAATATATGTTCCATCCACTGAGACCCAAGCCAAGCATATGGTTCAGCCATATGCCTTGAAAGATGACCCCACTGCAATGAAGTATGTCACACCGGTGAAAATACTTCACGGAAACACTCATCTGCCTTCTTGCGATTTCAATCATAATGTCCCGGCTGTTGTTTTCTCCTCTGGTGGCTTCACCGGGAACATATTTCATGAATTAAATGAGCTCATCATCCCCTTGTTCATCACCTGTCGCCATTTTGGATCCAATGTACGGTTTGTCATTACTGATTTTAAACCATGGTGGGTTAGCAAATATAACCGAATTCTATCTCGGTTGTCTCGCTTTGAAGTTCTAAATCCAGCAGAAAATGGAACTGCACATTGCTTTCCAGGCGCCATTGTAGGGCTTAAGTACCATGACAATCTAGCGTTAAACTATTCTGAAATTCCAGGAGGGTATTCCATGTTTGACTTCAAACACTTCCTCAGAGAAACATATGACTTGAAGCATAGGGATGTGCCCAATACAGAAAAACCAGTGCTAATTCTTATATCTCGTCCCAACTCAAGAAGATTTTTAAATGAGAGGGAAATGAAGGAAATGATGAAAGAATTGGGCTTTCAAATCATCGTCGCAACACCTAACAGGATGTCAAATTTAGACAAGTTTGCTAGCTTGGTGAACTCGTGCAGTGTCATGGTTGGTGCTCATGGTGCTGGTCTTGCAAACTCCGTGTTCTTGCCATCTGGAGCGGTGATGGTGCAAGTGGTGCCGCTGGGGCTGGAATGGGCTTCAACTAACTACTTTGGAGGACCAGCAACTGAAATGGAGGTAAAATATCTGGAATACAAGATTACAGCAGAGGAAAGTTCACTATCAAGTACCTATGGTCCAGATGATCCAGTCATTAAAGATCCCGAGTCTATATTCCTGAAGGGGTATCATGTTGCTAGGGATGTGTATGTTCATGGGCAGAATTTGCAGATTAACGTGACGAGGTTCAGAGAAACCCTTGTTGAAGCAATGAAACTTCTTGGCCGATATGAGCCTCTAAAATGA
- the LOC112490660 gene encoding alpha-1,3-arabinosyltransferase XAT3-like yields MADIIGPGAIVGLKYHDNLFLNSTMIPIVHSMSDFRSFLKESYNVKAYKDVPTMAVKPRLLLISRNGSRSITNELELKKLMEEVGIQVIVAEPKTTSNLAKFAGLVNSCRVMVGVHGAGLTNQVFLPDGTMMMQLVPLGLDWAATNCYGEPATKMVLQYLE; encoded by the coding sequence ATGGCAGATATTATTGGTCCAGGAGCCATAGTTGGGCTTAAGTACCATGAcaatttattcttgaactctACAATGATTCCCATAGTACATTCCATGTCTGACTTCAGGAGCTTCCTCAAAGAATCATACAATGTGAAAGCTTACAAGGACGTTCCAACAATGGCTGTAAAGCCAAGGCTGCTTCTCATATCTCGTAACGGATCAAGGAGCATTACGAACGAGCTTGAATTAAAGAAACTGATGGAGGAAGTAGGAATTCAAGTCATTGTGGCCGAGCCTAAAACGACGTCGAATTTAGCTAAGTTTGCTGGGTTGGTGAACTCATGCAGAGTTATGGTTGGAGTCCATGGAGCAGGGCTCACAAACCAAGTGTTCTTGCCTGATGGCACGATGATGATGCAGTTGGTTCCGCTGGGACTAGACTGGGCTGCAACCAACTGCTATGGTGAGCCTGCAACTAAAATGGTGTTGCAGTATTTGGAGTAG